In Dyadobacter sp. CECT 9275, the following proteins share a genomic window:
- a CDS encoding acyltransferase family protein encodes MLTNTEFNSPEAEIPGRIETPPSKRLLSLDTLRGFDMFWISGGEEIFHVLAKVTGWSWAAVLAYQFTHPDWHGFRAYDLIFPTFLFMAGVSTPFSLGSRLEKGVAPSELIKKVIQRGIILVLLGIIYNNGIFHTEWANMRYPSVLARIGLAGMFAQIIYLYFGWKARWIWFAGLLLGYYAFMMLYPVPGCGAGLLTMECNPASYFDRMILPGRLHVKIHDPEGLISTIPAIATGLMGIFSGELLRTSETLISKNNKVVYLVAAGMTSLLLCLVWDYFFPINKNLWTSSFVLCAGGFSVLLLALFYWIVDVLNYRKWTFFFVVIGMNSIVIYMVGSYIDFGYTAEALFGGILSFLPEGSAKVGEVLAFIGVQWAFMYLLYRNKLFLKV; translated from the coding sequence ATGTTAACAAACACCGAATTTAATTCCCCCGAGGCGGAAATTCCCGGGAGAATTGAAACTCCTCCCTCTAAAAGATTATTGTCTCTTGACACCCTGCGGGGTTTCGATATGTTCTGGATATCGGGCGGGGAGGAAATATTTCATGTATTGGCCAAGGTAACCGGGTGGTCCTGGGCCGCCGTTCTGGCCTATCAGTTCACCCACCCCGACTGGCACGGTTTCCGCGCTTATGACCTTATTTTTCCGACTTTCCTTTTCATGGCAGGTGTTTCCACACCATTTTCCCTGGGAAGCAGGCTGGAAAAAGGAGTAGCCCCCTCGGAGCTGATCAAAAAAGTAATCCAGCGCGGGATCATTCTGGTACTGCTCGGAATCATTTACAACAACGGAATTTTTCATACAGAATGGGCCAACATGCGCTATCCGAGTGTGCTGGCACGTATAGGACTGGCAGGTATGTTTGCGCAGATCATTTACCTCTATTTCGGATGGAAGGCCCGGTGGATCTGGTTTGCCGGATTGCTTCTGGGCTATTATGCCTTCATGATGCTCTATCCGGTACCAGGCTGCGGGGCTGGTCTGCTGACCATGGAATGTAACCCCGCCAGTTATTTTGACAGGATGATCCTTCCGGGAAGGCTGCACGTAAAGATCCATGACCCCGAAGGATTGATTTCTACCATTCCTGCCATTGCAACCGGGCTGATGGGCATATTCTCCGGTGAACTGCTCCGCACGAGCGAAACATTGATATCCAAAAATAACAAAGTCGTCTATCTGGTTGCGGCCGGTATGACCAGTCTGCTGCTTTGCCTTGTGTGGGACTACTTCTTCCCTATTAATAAAAACCTTTGGACCAGCTCTTTCGTACTCTGTGCAGGCGGTTTCAGTGTGCTTCTGCTGGCCTTGTTCTACTGGATTGTAGATGTGCTTAACTACCGTAAATGGACCTTCTTCTTTGTCGTGATCGGTATGAATTCAATCGTGATTTACATGGTCGGAAGTTATATCGACTTTGGCTATACCGCCGAGGCCTTATTCGGAGGTATCCTGAGCTTTTTACCGGAAGGTTCCGCCAAGGTAGGTGAAGTACTGGCATTCATTGGGGTGCAGTGGGCATTTATGTATCTGCTGTATCGCAACAAATTATTTTTGAAAGTCTGA
- a CDS encoding zinc-dependent metalloprotease — MIRFSTFKFIFIFVLIGWIKNAYAQQGIPNCGTLDSTVSAYLSKFTKTKDLTKARVAAGEKLEYRLALDINYGTYLMYNGDKELLTRTAYRFIEDASAIFERDINVKLTVTSILIWDHPEPYQLQNDFDYYGNVLNYWENNRFEPRDAVVSLSVRYGWFYGGYRMCSSNFPEPNNPGLAVDLLCHELGHTLGSPHTHYCGWPDGPIDYCNILETNDPECTSDYIEYVNGSLMSYCRTVLRFHPYCQNLMRDYAEGNLNPYFKLNPVNAALSDPGTLRLKEPDPQLVSNTPSFEWNAPVGVEQYRIQIAKDADFTQLTEDTLVKQSYFRSAGQGEGNYFARFRASSQVGNSSWSEAVAFTIPSYSDNSTPPVLMNPLLFNGGTFTGYFYKYPGIESYQLEVKNIYIPDQIYLHELKTTEAKVQSFRLPIYGDIYGRYEIRLRVRKNEVWSTWSKLSYMYPAWNSEIWRFNNLSKITDKPLLAVNLYQPSLHNGMLSSMEIARDAAFKNVVFKDSLLSNDLNDWQTNKATFQPTLDANSSYFVRTRILFQPGVYSNWNVSQLTTGQQDQRFEYLGLVSKNLQSTNYAFGDFLRNRFYKSGDKLYVSALGSGYYATSDLKTWQPFITSTTRGKSPNIFNLFGASENGDTYVLDQNNAVVRNSGGNYEKFFSNGSFYLYEYNSIATTKNDGIFFKTDNQGVANLKDGIWTFYDQSVLFSARPLYVAANANDQVYAVMDGGYVWSFQNGRWKQEPYMFQWQGVRGIAFDQNQACYLYGDWGVAKLNQQQGTWDMIQPVSGYPVRKVTFDKDNQMWIAAYRNDGQNYQYYGLIKLKDQKMNIYTDGLGFLKEPFDLEIFNNKVLILTAGGEIHSFDENKIQRFDGKTSYCVGEELGVTITSNSTFGRDNQAGLRLVHTESNAVTTLTGQQTGNEIKAVLPLTLAEGTYRVSTVTTQPELLSNESATFRIYAQAPAVLTKAETSRFKTKLVASTGQGLTYQWYLNGNEILGENSATLEVSQSGEYTVMVSNEGGCKTKSNAVTVETDEPAEITLLQNMPNPVNTTTEIAFYLPQAEEVSLDYYNVRGQKMGQLKKGSFPKGWHFASVDGKTIPAGVYIYSLKAGKYTKSLKMLKL; from the coding sequence ATGATCCGTTTTTCTACGTTTAAATTTATCTTCATTTTTGTCCTAATTGGTTGGATAAAAAATGCTTATGCTCAACAGGGCATTCCGAATTGCGGCACGCTTGATTCAACGGTCTCGGCCTATCTCTCAAAGTTTACGAAAACAAAGGATCTGACAAAAGCGCGTGTGGCAGCCGGAGAAAAACTGGAGTACCGTCTGGCACTGGATATAAATTACGGGACCTACCTGATGTACAATGGCGACAAGGAACTGCTTACCCGCACAGCCTATCGTTTCATTGAGGATGCATCCGCCATTTTTGAGCGGGATATTAATGTAAAACTCACGGTTACCTCCATTTTAATATGGGATCATCCGGAGCCCTATCAGCTCCAGAACGATTTTGACTACTATGGCAACGTGCTCAATTACTGGGAAAACAATCGCTTTGAACCCCGAGACGCTGTGGTAAGCTTGTCTGTCCGTTATGGATGGTTTTATGGCGGTTACCGCATGTGTTCTTCCAATTTTCCGGAGCCTAACAATCCTGGTCTGGCGGTTGACCTGCTGTGCCATGAGCTGGGGCATACGCTGGGATCGCCGCATACCCATTATTGCGGTTGGCCCGACGGCCCTATAGATTACTGTAACATCCTGGAAACGAACGACCCAGAATGCACCAGTGATTATATAGAATATGTAAACGGATCGTTGATGTCGTATTGCCGGACCGTACTGAGGTTTCATCCCTACTGCCAGAATCTGATGCGCGACTATGCGGAGGGAAATCTCAATCCTTATTTCAAATTGAATCCTGTAAACGCAGCACTGTCCGACCCGGGAACACTTAGATTGAAAGAACCTGATCCTCAGCTAGTTTCCAATACACCTTCCTTTGAATGGAACGCTCCCGTCGGAGTTGAACAATACCGCATTCAGATTGCAAAAGATGCCGATTTTACCCAACTGACTGAGGATACGCTCGTAAAACAGTCCTATTTCCGATCTGCAGGACAGGGAGAGGGCAATTATTTTGCGAGATTCAGAGCCTCCAGCCAGGTAGGAAACAGCAGCTGGTCAGAGGCCGTGGCTTTCACAATACCGTCTTATTCGGACAATTCCACTCCGCCGGTGCTCATGAATCCTTTATTGTTTAACGGAGGCACCTTCACGGGATATTTCTACAAGTATCCGGGAATAGAATCGTATCAGCTGGAAGTAAAGAACATATATATACCCGATCAGATTTACCTGCATGAACTGAAGACCACTGAAGCAAAGGTGCAGTCGTTCAGGCTTCCGATCTATGGAGATATTTACGGGCGTTATGAGATCAGGCTGAGGGTCAGAAAAAATGAGGTGTGGAGTACCTGGTCGAAACTTTCTTATATGTATCCGGCCTGGAACAGTGAGATATGGAGGTTCAACAACCTGAGTAAAATTACTGACAAACCCCTTCTGGCAGTGAATCTTTATCAGCCCTCGTTACACAACGGAATGCTTTCCAGCATGGAAATTGCGCGTGATGCTGCCTTTAAAAATGTGGTTTTCAAGGATTCCCTTCTTTCAAATGATTTAAACGACTGGCAGACCAACAAAGCCACCTTTCAGCCAACCTTGGATGCTAACAGCTCCTATTTCGTCAGGACCCGTATTCTTTTTCAGCCAGGTGTGTATTCTAACTGGAATGTATCCCAGCTCACCACCGGACAGCAAGACCAGCGTTTTGAATACCTTGGGTTGGTTTCAAAAAATCTCCAGTCTACCAATTATGCTTTTGGTGATTTTTTGCGAAACCGGTTTTATAAATCCGGAGACAAGTTGTATGTCTCTGCCCTAGGATCTGGGTATTACGCCACCAGTGATCTGAAAACCTGGCAGCCATTTATCACCTCCACCACCAGAGGTAAAAGTCCCAACATCTTTAATCTTTTCGGAGCATCTGAAAACGGGGATACCTATGTTCTGGACCAGAACAATGCAGTGGTCAGGAATTCTGGAGGCAACTATGAGAAGTTTTTCTCCAATGGTAGTTTTTATCTGTATGAATACAATTCCATTGCAACTACGAAGAACGATGGTATATTTTTCAAAACTGACAACCAGGGTGTAGCCAATCTTAAAGATGGTATCTGGACGTTTTATGACCAGAGTGTTTTATTTTCTGCCAGACCGCTTTATGTGGCTGCCAATGCCAATGACCAGGTTTATGCGGTCATGGACGGCGGGTATGTCTGGTCTTTCCAGAACGGGCGTTGGAAACAGGAACCGTATATGTTCCAGTGGCAGGGTGTAAGAGGTATTGCTTTTGATCAGAACCAGGCGTGTTATCTGTATGGCGACTGGGGTGTGGCTAAGCTCAACCAGCAACAGGGGACCTGGGATATGATTCAGCCGGTTTCGGGATACCCTGTCCGAAAGGTAACATTTGACAAAGACAACCAGATGTGGATTGCCGCCTACCGGAACGACGGACAAAACTATCAGTATTACGGACTGATCAAATTAAAGGATCAGAAAATGAATATCTATACCGATGGACTTGGGTTTTTAAAAGAACCATTTGATCTGGAAATATTTAACAACAAGGTTTTAATACTTACGGCTGGCGGAGAAATTCACTCTTTTGACGAAAACAAAATCCAGCGGTTTGACGGAAAAACGAGTTACTGCGTGGGAGAAGAACTGGGTGTTACCATTACCTCTAACTCAACTTTCGGGCGTGATAACCAGGCAGGCCTGCGGCTTGTTCACACCGAAAGCAACGCCGTTACCACGCTCACGGGGCAGCAGACAGGTAATGAAATCAAGGCGGTTCTGCCGTTAACCCTTGCCGAAGGTACCTACAGGGTAAGCACGGTTACCACCCAGCCGGAGCTCCTCAGCAATGAAAGCGCCACGTTCAGGATTTATGCGCAGGCTCCGGCGGTTCTGACCAAGGCTGAAACCTCCCGATTCAAAACCAAACTGGTAGCAAGCACCGGGCAGGGATTGACATATCAATGGTATCTGAATGGCAACGAAATCCTGGGTGAAAACTCAGCTACGCTGGAAGTTTCGCAGTCGGGAGAGTATACGGTGATGGTAAGCAATGAAGGAGGGTGTAAAACAAAATCGAATGCAGTAACCGTAGAAACTGATGAGCCTGCTGAAATAACCTTGTTGCAAAACATGCCGAATCCGGTGAATACTACAACGGAAATAGCGTTTTACCTTCCGCAGGCCGAAGAAGTATCCCTGGACTATTATAACGTAAGGGGCCAGAAAATGGGACAACTCAAAAAAGGAAGTTTTCCGAAAGGGTGGCATTTTGCCAGTGTGGACGGTAAAACCATCCCGGCCGGTGTGTATATCTACAGTCTCAAGGCGGGCAAGTATACCAAATCCCTCAAAATGCTGAAATTATAG
- a CDS encoding AAA family ATPase: MTENIWTICWPYCRKTENKYLTRTSIQSRWPAANSLISIMIPKYLKIKGLYSYQKEQEIHFDALTDASLFGIFGAVGSGKSSILEAITFALYGDTERLNRSGDDRTYNMMNLRSDELLIDFECIAGKAGEQYRFTVRGKRNSKNFRDVKTFERRAYIQREGLWVPLPESESAESIIGLSYDNFRRTIIIPQGRFQEFIELKDAERTRMMKELFQLEKYDLSRKVTTLVRQNDVDKSHIEGQLLSLGEVTREMILAEEQNREAVKQVIRTESEELLVLTELELLLARQKMAGEKILQLQNQLAALEAQEPLMKSRQETLKIFETCSYDFKALLEQKKKLSISLKTDTDTYTKNAVRTGELTEQLAKLRAGQADLRPQYEGREVLLKQAEELEKLGQVFENTIQVHKKQASFERGKQQLEERTAAIEILKKQKQEKDQETDILKSKLPDITEIGNVKSWFATMDGHAANRKRIQEEAQQLKREQEALQADLRQTILGVSEEFLLQLSPESDMERVNTAFQDFLLSAENRRKEIDEEILEIKTRAGLQQYALHLKEGDPCPLCGAEHHPLLLHTDGDFTGTIRKIESRREHIQQQEQLLRQKGTTIDRLFLKIQSLENQKQSIRTRYEEAIGNMKTWEERFVWAQFDKKDRPAFERYETEIEGLQKQIRSNDLLLKNLTHQLEKEQEEVRVKVEKPLQELREEIAGMENTNALLLSQLVSIRAEDYDIENRSGIAEKVLGLKKEYDQIKRLYEQAEKQIDELEKENHLLAGRQEMLKNGIDTNTLSLEATEKEMQEKLKAHQYESELWVETVLSKALNITTERKVLEEFYFSLQSTKKDLENQLAENAVAEYDPSRHETVIQRKQELTENLNTLRKEEGRLDGIIKKQMEDLARRTQLLTEKTRLDLRGQHLNDLAGLFRSSGFVDYASSIYLQNLIHAANTRFHQMTHQRLHLELGKDNSFWVRDLLNGGHMRLLKTLSGGQKFQAALSLALALADHIHLRNESQHNFFFLDEGFGSLDKNALQTVFETLKSLRKENRIVGIISHVEDLQQEIQTYLKIEESEEGSVILESWK, encoded by the coding sequence ATGACAGAGAATATCTGGACGATCTGCTGGCCATACTGCAGGAAAACTGAAAATAAATACCTCACCCGGACAAGTATCCAAAGCCGTTGGCCGGCAGCCAATAGCCTCATCAGTATAATGATTCCTAAATATCTTAAAATCAAAGGGCTCTATTCCTATCAGAAGGAGCAGGAAATACATTTTGATGCACTTACCGACGCATCCCTTTTCGGCATTTTCGGGGCAGTGGGAAGCGGGAAATCATCCATACTGGAAGCGATAACCTTTGCCCTTTACGGAGATACCGAACGGCTGAACCGGTCCGGTGATGACCGTACCTACAACATGATGAACCTGCGGTCGGATGAGCTCCTGATCGACTTTGAATGCATTGCCGGAAAAGCAGGAGAGCAGTACCGGTTTACGGTCAGGGGAAAGCGGAACAGCAAGAATTTCAGAGATGTAAAAACTTTTGAAAGAAGAGCATATATTCAAAGGGAGGGACTGTGGGTTCCCCTTCCTGAATCCGAATCGGCTGAAAGTATCATCGGCCTTAGTTATGATAATTTTAGGCGTACAATCATCATTCCGCAGGGCCGGTTTCAGGAATTCATTGAGCTAAAGGATGCAGAACGGACCAGAATGATGAAAGAGCTTTTCCAGCTGGAAAAGTATGATCTGAGCCGTAAAGTTACGACGCTCGTCAGACAGAACGACGTGGATAAGTCGCATATAGAAGGCCAGCTTCTGAGCCTGGGAGAAGTTACCCGGGAAATGATCCTGGCCGAAGAACAAAACCGCGAAGCGGTGAAGCAGGTTATCAGAACCGAAAGTGAAGAACTGCTCGTCCTGACGGAACTGGAGCTTTTGCTGGCCAGGCAGAAAATGGCCGGAGAGAAAATTCTTCAGTTACAAAATCAGCTTGCGGCGCTGGAAGCGCAGGAGCCTCTTATGAAAAGCAGGCAGGAAACATTGAAGATATTCGAGACCTGCTCTTATGATTTTAAGGCACTGCTGGAACAAAAGAAGAAATTATCGATTTCCCTTAAAACGGATACCGATACCTATACTAAAAATGCCGTTCGCACGGGTGAACTAACGGAGCAGCTTGCCAAACTCAGGGCCGGACAGGCTGATCTGCGTCCGCAGTATGAGGGCAGGGAGGTTCTTCTGAAACAAGCAGAAGAGCTGGAAAAGCTGGGGCAGGTATTTGAGAATACCATTCAGGTGCATAAAAAACAGGCATCGTTTGAGCGCGGGAAACAGCAGCTTGAAGAAAGAACGGCGGCCATTGAAATACTAAAAAAACAAAAACAGGAAAAAGACCAGGAAACGGATATCCTGAAAAGCAAACTGCCGGATATTACGGAAATCGGCAATGTAAAATCATGGTTTGCCACCATGGATGGTCATGCGGCAAACAGGAAGCGTATTCAGGAGGAGGCACAGCAGTTAAAGCGGGAACAGGAAGCTCTGCAGGCCGATCTCAGGCAGACTATCCTCGGCGTGTCGGAAGAATTCCTGCTGCAATTATCGCCAGAGAGTGATATGGAACGGGTCAATACAGCGTTTCAGGATTTCTTGCTGTCGGCTGAGAACAGGCGGAAAGAGATCGATGAAGAGATTCTGGAAATAAAAACCCGGGCCGGATTGCAGCAATATGCGCTCCATTTAAAGGAGGGCGACCCCTGCCCGTTATGCGGCGCGGAGCACCATCCGTTGCTCCTGCATACGGATGGAGATTTTACAGGGACAATCAGAAAAATAGAAAGCAGACGGGAGCATATACAGCAGCAGGAACAGCTCCTCAGGCAAAAAGGCACAACCATAGACAGGCTCTTCCTGAAGATTCAAAGTCTGGAAAATCAGAAGCAATCCATCCGCACCCGGTACGAGGAAGCGATCGGAAATATGAAAACATGGGAGGAGCGGTTTGTCTGGGCTCAGTTCGACAAAAAAGATCGTCCCGCCTTTGAAAGGTATGAAACGGAAATTGAGGGCCTTCAGAAACAGATCAGATCCAACGATCTGCTGCTCAAAAACCTGACTCACCAGCTGGAAAAGGAACAGGAAGAGGTAAGGGTTAAGGTTGAAAAACCTTTACAGGAGCTCAGGGAGGAAATAGCCGGAATGGAAAATACGAATGCCCTTTTGCTGTCCCAGCTGGTAAGTATCCGTGCGGAAGATTATGATATAGAGAACCGTTCCGGAATTGCGGAGAAGGTACTGGGTTTAAAAAAGGAATATGACCAGATAAAAAGGCTGTACGAACAGGCAGAGAAACAGATAGATGAACTTGAAAAGGAGAATCATCTGCTTGCGGGGCGACAGGAAATGCTGAAAAATGGGATAGATACCAACACACTTTCATTGGAAGCAACGGAAAAAGAGATGCAGGAAAAATTAAAAGCGCATCAGTATGAATCCGAGCTTTGGGTAGAAACGGTACTGTCAAAAGCCCTGAATATCACAACGGAACGTAAAGTACTGGAGGAGTTCTATTTTAGTCTGCAGAGTACAAAGAAGGATTTGGAAAATCAGCTCGCGGAAAATGCGGTTGCGGAATATGATCCTTCCCGCCATGAAACAGTCATCCAAAGAAAACAGGAGCTTACCGAAAACCTGAATACCTTGCGAAAGGAGGAAGGACGGCTGGACGGAATAATTAAAAAACAGATGGAAGATCTGGCCAGACGGACACAACTTCTGACGGAAAAAACAAGACTGGATTTACGGGGACAGCATCTGAATGATCTGGCCGGGTTATTCAGGTCCAGCGGATTCGTGGATTATGCCTCCAGTATATACCTCCAGAACCTGATCCATGCCGCCAATACCCGCTTCCACCAGATGACACACCAGCGGCTGCACCTGGAGCTTGGAAAGGATAACAGTTTCTGGGTCAGAGATTTGCTCAATGGCGGTCACATGCGGTTGTTAAAAACCTTATCCGGCGGGCAAAAATTTCAGGCGGCCCTTTCGCTTGCGCTGGCCCTTGCGGATCATATCCATTTACGGAACGAATCACAGCACAACTTTTTCTTCCTGGACGAAGGTTTCGGCTCATTGGACAAAAATGCCCTGCAGACGGTTTTTGAAACGTTAAAATCCTTACGGAAAGAAAACCGGATCGTTGGTATCATCAGCCATGTGGAAGATCTTCAGCAGGAGATACAAACCTATCTGAAAATTGAAGAAAGTGAAGAAGGAAGTGTGATTTTGGAAAGCTGGAAATAA
- a CDS encoding GH3 auxin-responsive promoter family protein — protein MKLVNDMTVWFLKRRFERIDQFKKNPVETQLRMFSELLETARYTEWGAKFNYGQIRTVKEFQEQVPVSTYEDLYPYIERVLKGEPNVLWPSQIEWFSKSSGTTNARSKFLPVSPEALEECHYEGGKDMMTLLIHNRPETRVFDGKGLSIGGTLHANPFDDYTQVGDVSAVIMQNLPAWGQIMRTPPLDVALMDHWESKLEKMATICSQENVTSILGVPTWTIVLLDQILELTGKKNLLEVWPDFEVFVHGAVSFEPYRDLFCQKYFPSPQVTYLETYSASEGFFAIQDDLDKVGEMLLMLDYGIFYEFLPLDEVGKQHPRALLLDEIEIGVNYALVISTNAGLWRYLIGDTVKFSSKYPFRLKVSGRTKHFINAFGEEVIVENAEYGIKTAAQKTNALVANYTAGPVYMGDGSRGRHEWVIEFTSEPQDAAAFNRILDESIREVNSDYDAKRYKDMALLPPLVHVVPPGTFYAWMGRRNKLGGQNKVPRLSNDREYLDDLLAILQEN, from the coding sequence ATGAAGTTGGTAAATGATATGACTGTCTGGTTTTTAAAGCGCCGCTTTGAAAGGATAGATCAGTTTAAGAAAAATCCTGTTGAAACGCAGTTACGCATGTTTTCGGAATTACTGGAAACTGCCAGATATACAGAATGGGGTGCAAAATTTAATTATGGGCAGATCCGGACCGTTAAAGAATTTCAGGAGCAGGTTCCGGTTTCGACCTATGAAGATCTGTATCCATACATTGAACGGGTACTCAAAGGAGAACCTAACGTACTTTGGCCATCTCAGATAGAATGGTTCTCCAAGTCGTCTGGTACTACCAACGCCCGGAGCAAGTTTCTACCTGTTTCGCCCGAAGCCCTGGAAGAATGCCATTACGAAGGTGGCAAGGATATGATGACCTTGCTGATCCACAACCGGCCCGAAACCAGGGTGTTTGACGGCAAAGGCTTGTCCATCGGAGGAACCCTACACGCCAACCCCTTTGATGATTACACACAGGTGGGGGACGTTTCGGCTGTGATTATGCAAAACCTGCCTGCCTGGGGCCAGATCATGCGGACACCTCCGCTTGACGTGGCGCTGATGGACCACTGGGAGAGCAAGCTGGAGAAAATGGCCACCATCTGTTCCCAGGAAAATGTTACCAGTATCTTGGGGGTACCTACCTGGACAATCGTTTTACTGGACCAGATACTTGAACTCACCGGCAAAAAGAATCTGCTGGAGGTATGGCCCGATTTCGAAGTATTTGTCCACGGAGCCGTATCGTTTGAACCTTACCGCGATTTATTCTGTCAGAAATATTTTCCTTCTCCCCAGGTAACCTATCTCGAAACTTACAGTGCTTCCGAAGGCTTTTTTGCCATTCAGGACGACCTCGATAAAGTTGGAGAAATGCTACTGATGCTGGATTATGGCATATTTTATGAATTTTTACCCTTGGATGAAGTAGGCAAACAACATCCCAGGGCATTGCTGCTGGACGAAATCGAAATCGGTGTAAATTATGCACTGGTAATTTCTACCAATGCCGGGTTGTGGCGTTATCTTATAGGAGATACTGTCAAATTTTCATCCAAGTATCCTTTCAGGCTTAAAGTAAGCGGGCGTACCAAGCATTTTATCAATGCCTTTGGTGAGGAAGTAATTGTTGAGAATGCAGAATATGGCATCAAAACCGCCGCGCAGAAAACCAATGCCCTTGTGGCAAACTACACCGCAGGCCCGGTTTACATGGGGGATGGCTCCCGCGGAAGGCACGAATGGGTAATAGAATTCACCAGTGAGCCGCAAGACGCCGCGGCATTCAACAGAATTCTGGATGAATCGATCAGAGAGGTGAATTCAGACTATGATGCCAAACGGTATAAAGATATGGCACTGCTGCCCCCCCTTGTCCATGTGGTGCCGCCCGGTACCTTTTATGCCTGGATGGGCAGAAGAAATAAACTCGGAGGGCAGAATAAGGTACCCCGGCTGAGCAATGACAGAGAATATCTGGACGATCTGCTGGCCATACTGCAGGAAAACTGA
- a CDS encoding GlsB/YeaQ/YmgE family stress response membrane protein, giving the protein MGILSWIIVGLVAGAIAKALHPGKDPGGFIVTILIGIAGAVVGGWISSLLGFGVVDGFDISSLFIAVLGAILLLFLYRKFSNKA; this is encoded by the coding sequence ATGGGCATTTTATCATGGATTATTGTGGGCCTGGTGGCGGGAGCCATTGCCAAAGCGCTTCACCCGGGAAAGGATCCCGGCGGATTTATCGTAACCATTCTGATCGGTATAGCTGGTGCCGTAGTGGGCGGGTGGATATCTTCTCTTTTAGGATTTGGTGTGGTGGATGGCTTTGATATATCCAGTTTGTTTATCGCCGTATTAGGAGCCATTCTGCTTTTATTTTTATACCGTAAATTCAGCAATAAAGCCTGA
- a CDS encoding S41 family peptidase — MNFKTLLKISVLVLVIWGCKDKTVDPATDAETNQWIYSQMKYWYYWNDKITATPDLTKAPADLFNSLLYKYDANLRPDGDRFSWIQKSADELQASLSGSGKTPGMEYKLLYYPSGTSNVIAVVTYTLPGSPAEKAGFKRGDIFTSVNNQQLTGANYSQLLNAEGTKTYTLAKVDSGGKVTEGTVKREVVPVVLQENPVYFDTLFQFNGTQIGYIVYHQFIPEPYQSKTLQYDKELDQIVGSFKEKNVSSIILDLRYNPGGYVSSATSLASLLVKATTNDIFFYKEYNPTATTALKKQYGEGYFYDKFTAKTQNIGSTLNNLVILTSSRTASASELLINGLKPFMNVILVGDNTVGKNVGSITLSNKKDGITWGLQPIVSKSFNGLHKSDYSVGFTPDVRATEGILLYPYGDLRDPLLSEALFKILGSRVVRRIPLAETKLFSGVEIMSSVSRKAGGSNMFFSH; from the coding sequence ATGAATTTTAAAACATTACTGAAAATTTCGGTTCTGGTACTGGTTATTTGGGGGTGTAAAGATAAAACCGTGGATCCCGCTACGGACGCTGAAACCAATCAGTGGATTTACAGCCAGATGAAATACTGGTACTACTGGAATGATAAAATTACAGCTACGCCCGACCTCACAAAGGCTCCCGCCGACTTGTTTAACTCCCTGCTTTATAAGTACGACGCCAATCTGCGACCGGATGGCGACCGTTTTTCGTGGATCCAGAAAAGTGCGGACGAACTTCAGGCCAGCCTGAGCGGCTCAGGAAAAACACCGGGTATGGAGTACAAGCTGCTTTACTACCCCAGCGGGACCAGTAATGTGATTGCCGTTGTAACCTATACCTTACCTGGTTCACCAGCCGAGAAAGCAGGTTTCAAACGCGGAGATATTTTTACCAGTGTCAATAACCAGCAACTCACAGGCGCCAACTATAGCCAGTTGCTGAACGCCGAAGGAACCAAAACCTATACGCTTGCAAAAGTTGATTCGGGGGGGAAAGTGACAGAAGGTACTGTCAAGAGGGAAGTTGTGCCGGTTGTGCTGCAGGAAAACCCGGTTTATTTTGACACCCTCTTTCAGTTCAATGGTACTCAAATAGGATACATCGTATATCACCAGTTCATCCCCGAACCCTATCAGTCCAAAACCCTGCAGTACGATAAAGAGCTTGATCAAATTGTCGGTTCATTCAAGGAAAAAAATGTCAGTTCTATTATTCTGGATTTAAGATATAATCCAGGAGGTTATGTAAGTTCCGCAACCAGCCTTGCCAGCCTGTTGGTAAAAGCCACCACCAACGATATCTTTTTTTACAAGGAGTACAACCCCACAGCCACCACCGCGCTGAAAAAGCAGTATGGAGAAGGTTATTTCTATGATAAGTTTACGGCAAAAACCCAGAACATAGGCTCAACCCTGAATAACCTGGTGATACTTACCTCTTCCCGTACCGCTTCGGCAAGCGAATTGCTCATTAACGGTCTGAAACCCTTCATGAATGTGATTCTGGTAGGTGATAACACCGTCGGGAAAAATGTGGGATCCATAACCCTGTCCAACAAAAAAGACGGCATTACCTGGGGGTTACAGCCCATCGTTTCCAAATCTTTCAATGGCCTTCACAAGTCCGACTATTCTGTGGGATTTACCCCCGATGTTCGTGCTACGGAGGGAATTCTCTTATATCCTTACGGAGACCTGCGCGACCCGCTGCTCAGCGAGGCGCTTTTCAAAATCCTTGGCTCACGCGTGGTACGAAGGATACCCTTGGCAGAAACAAAACTATTTTCCGGGGTAGAAATCATGTCGTCGGTCTCCAGAAAAGCAGGAGGAAGTAACATGTTCTTTAGCCACTAA